The DNA region ACCTTGATAAAGACTCCATTACCATTGATACATTAAACAATATTTTACCATTTCCAAAACATGTAGCGATTTTGGTTAATGAAAATAATGGCAGCACTGCTGAGGAATTTTTATTAACCGCTAAACAAAGTCAAAAAGTAAAACTGTTTGGACATAAAACAGCAGGCGTTTTAGATTTTTCCAATCTATGGTTTACCAACTCCCCTTCTGGTATATTCAAATTAACTTTTGCATTAACCAAATCCTATCGAATTCCAGATTTTACAATAGATGGACAAGGTATATTACCCGATCTTCCCATTGGAAATTCCGTCCCAGATAATCAATGGATAGAATATGTAGTTAGGATTTTAGAAAATAAATAAATAAATAAAATGTTTTGCTTTTAAGTAATTTTTTGAATTTTAATTCTACATTTGTAGAAATAAATATACAAACATAGAATAATGATAGAATTATCCAAAACAGAAGAGCAATTAATGGAATTGATTTGGAAGATGGAGCCTGTGTTTATGAAAGAAATTTTAGAAGCACTACCTGAACCCAAACCAGCACCTTCGACCATTGCAACTTTATTAAAAAGAATGCAAGAAAAAGAATTTATAAGTTTTGAGACCTTCGGAAATAGCCGACAATACAAATCATTAGTAGCTAAAGACAAATATTTTTCTACACGGGTAAATGGAATGATCAAAGATTTTTTTAATAATTCCGCATTGAAATTTGCCTCCTTTTTCACTACCAATTCTAAACTTTCCAATTCGGAATTAGCGGAATTACGCAATATGATTGATCAACAATTAAAAGAACAAAAAGATGAATAACCTAATCATTTTCCTAGTAAAAATAATCGTTGCAAGCGGTGTATTTACGCTCTTTTATGTATGCTGTTTGAGTAATTTAAAATCATTTCGTTTTAATAGATTTTACTTAGTTACAGCGATTATTTTTTCACTGATTATTCCAGCAATTCACCTTCCTAATTGGACAGAAAAAGCAACAATTACTCAAACGCAAAATTTTAATTTCGACA from Rhizosphaericola mali includes:
- a CDS encoding BlaI/MecI/CopY family transcriptional regulator, producing the protein MIELSKTEEQLMELIWKMEPVFMKEILEALPEPKPAPSTIATLLKRMQEKEFISFETFGNSRQYKSLVAKDKYFSTRVNGMIKDFFNNSALKFASFFTTNSKLSNSELAELRNMIDQQLKEQKDE